Proteins found in one Aneurinibacillus uraniidurans genomic segment:
- a CDS encoding LLM class flavin-dependent oxidoreductase produces the protein MGIKLSILDQSILNEWETSTEALGHTITLAQKAEELGYHRFWVSEHHDSDKVAGSSPEVLVSYLLAKTERIRIGSGGVMLQHYSPYKVAENFNVLASLAPGRVDLGVGGAPGGLPLSTQALQQDYTSQPKSLADKIVELEQFIANTLPEDHPFHGLQASPLPVQPADIYYLGRSASSAEAAAKLGLPYVYAQFFSKDDSNPLEAFETYHKHFTAKKAAQPQAILALSVIVADTDEEAEQLAAESKTIKIYLANGKVLNVTSAEKAEEYGKRSGESYRIELSEAPILHGSKETIYQKLSELQKAYNLEEFIIVTPVRNFAKRMHSFELLKEAFSGVSIT, from the coding sequence GTGGGAATAAAATTAAGCATTTTAGATCAAAGCATTCTGAATGAATGGGAAACATCAACAGAAGCGTTAGGGCATACGATTACACTCGCTCAAAAGGCAGAAGAACTGGGTTATCATCGTTTCTGGGTTTCCGAACATCACGACTCTGATAAAGTAGCCGGTTCCTCTCCTGAAGTTCTTGTTTCATATTTGTTAGCCAAAACAGAACGAATCCGGATCGGCTCTGGCGGCGTTATGCTCCAGCATTACAGCCCGTATAAAGTGGCGGAGAATTTCAACGTTCTCGCTTCACTTGCTCCGGGTCGGGTCGATCTTGGTGTTGGTGGTGCACCAGGTGGACTTCCTCTCTCGACACAAGCTTTGCAACAGGACTACACATCCCAGCCAAAATCCCTTGCTGATAAAATAGTTGAGCTGGAGCAGTTTATCGCTAATACTTTGCCAGAAGACCATCCTTTCCATGGTTTACAGGCCAGTCCGCTTCCTGTACAGCCCGCCGATATTTACTATCTCGGACGAAGCGCTTCGAGTGCAGAAGCAGCAGCCAAGCTAGGTTTACCATACGTATACGCACAATTTTTCAGCAAAGATGACTCGAATCCACTCGAAGCATTCGAAACGTATCACAAGCATTTCACTGCCAAAAAAGCAGCCCAGCCACAGGCCATTCTCGCTCTTTCTGTTATTGTGGCCGATACGGATGAAGAAGCCGAACAACTGGCAGCTGAATCAAAAACAATCAAAATTTACTTGGCTAATGGAAAAGTTTTAAACGTTACAAGTGCTGAAAAAGCAGAAGAGTACGGGAAGCGTTCCGGGGAGAGCTACCGAATTGAATTGTCAGAAGCTCCGATTCTTCATGGCTCAAAAGAAACCATTTATCAGAAATTATCTGAACTGCAAAAAGCATATAATCTTGAGGAATTCATCATCGTCACACCGGTCAGAAATTTTGCAAAACGAATGCATTCATTCGAACTCTTAAAAGAAGCATTCTCAGGCGTGTCTATTACTTGA
- a CDS encoding M20 peptidase aminoacylase family protein, with protein sequence MTTLEQKLIAIRRHLHQNPELSNQEFETTAAIRTWLEEADITILDTPLQTGLLAEIQGETDGPIIALRADIDALPIQEESGLPFASTIPGKMHACGHDFHTASILGAAYLLKQKQAELRGTVRFIFQPAEENGGGALQVIETGGLDGIQAIFGMHNKPDLPVGTIGITSGALMASVDGFRIDIEGVGTHAAVPDNGIDPIVTAAHLITALQTIVSRNISSLHNAVISVASIHGGSTWNVIPPSVTLEGTVRTFQEEVRQQIPGHIKRVIEGVAATYGANVSLHWHAGPPPVQNDEALTNLAIQAAQKTGLDVVKPTPSPAGEDFAFYQEKIPGVFVFMGTSGTQEWHHPAFTVDERALLSSAQFFAVLAEKALAKLTSSLGLL encoded by the coding sequence ATGACTACTCTCGAACAAAAATTAATCGCAATTCGTCGGCATTTACACCAAAATCCCGAGTTATCGAATCAGGAATTCGAAACAACAGCAGCCATTCGCACCTGGTTAGAAGAAGCCGACATTACGATTCTGGATACTCCGCTACAAACAGGCTTACTCGCAGAAATACAAGGCGAAACAGATGGGCCTATCATTGCACTCCGGGCAGATATTGATGCGCTGCCGATCCAGGAGGAAAGCGGACTTCCTTTCGCTTCAACTATCCCGGGTAAAATGCACGCATGCGGTCATGATTTCCATACCGCCTCGATCCTTGGTGCCGCTTATTTACTCAAACAAAAACAAGCGGAGTTACGCGGTACAGTGCGGTTTATTTTTCAGCCCGCAGAAGAGAACGGAGGAGGTGCTCTGCAGGTTATTGAAACGGGGGGATTAGACGGAATACAAGCTATTTTCGGTATGCATAATAAGCCGGACCTTCCTGTTGGGACAATTGGCATTACATCAGGGGCCTTAATGGCAAGTGTTGATGGATTTAGAATTGATATCGAGGGAGTCGGCACACACGCTGCTGTTCCCGATAACGGAATTGATCCGATCGTAACAGCTGCTCACCTGATTACGGCTCTGCAGACGATTGTAAGTCGGAATATTAGCTCACTGCATAATGCCGTTATAAGTGTGGCAAGCATTCATGGTGGGAGTACATGGAATGTCATTCCACCTAGCGTAACACTAGAAGGTACGGTTCGTACGTTCCAGGAAGAAGTTCGCCAGCAAATTCCTGGGCATATCAAGCGTGTAATTGAGGGGGTCGCCGCTACATATGGAGCTAACGTAAGTCTGCACTGGCATGCCGGCCCACCACCTGTCCAAAATGACGAAGCATTAACGAATCTGGCCATTCAGGCAGCTCAAAAAACAGGGCTAGATGTCGTAAAACCTACTCCATCTCCAGCCGGAGAAGATTTCGCATTTTATCAGGAGAAAATCCCGGGTGTCTTTGTGTTTATGGGAACGTCTGGGACGCAAGAATGGCATCATCCTGCCTTTACAGTCGACGAACGCGCCTTACTGAGCAGTGCACAGTTTTTTGCTGTGTTAGCAGAGAAAGCGTTAGCCAAGCTGACGAGCAGCCTGGGGCTTCTGTAG
- a CDS encoding histidinol-phosphatase → MGEVHTPVAFDFHTHHERCGHAKESIRDYIEAAITQGLDIIGIADHSPYFSYEEDQAFPRIAMGKSELPIYVAEVLRLKEEYCGKIEVLLGIESDFFPEHVEVYRRCFTPYPFDYIIGSVHNVDGVSIFNKKRWNGLTEKQKVNSKEMYYSLIEQSARSGMFQILGHIDAMKGFYPAFSDIQTEAVEKTLQIIAECDVAIEVNTSGKTKAVGGWYPSDDILERALYYGVDVTFGSDAHAPERVGEDFELVRQKLKEIGFTKWAIFRQKKKLLTSL, encoded by the coding sequence ATGGGCGAAGTACATACTCCCGTAGCCTTTGATTTTCATACCCATCACGAACGCTGCGGTCATGCAAAAGAATCGATTCGTGACTATATTGAAGCAGCCATTACTCAAGGTCTCGATATCATTGGAATTGCCGATCATTCTCCTTATTTTTCATACGAGGAAGATCAGGCTTTTCCCCGCATCGCCATGGGCAAAAGTGAGTTACCTATATATGTTGCAGAAGTTTTGCGGTTAAAGGAAGAATATTGCGGGAAGATCGAAGTGCTGCTTGGCATAGAATCTGACTTTTTTCCGGAACATGTAGAGGTGTATCGGCGCTGCTTTACCCCATATCCATTCGATTATATTATTGGCTCCGTTCACAATGTAGATGGGGTGAGTATTTTCAATAAGAAGCGGTGGAACGGACTGACCGAGAAGCAAAAAGTAAACAGCAAAGAAATGTATTATTCGCTGATTGAGCAATCAGCTCGCAGCGGCATGTTTCAAATTCTCGGTCACATTGATGCTATGAAAGGATTTTATCCTGCTTTTTCCGATATTCAGACGGAAGCAGTAGAGAAAACGCTGCAAATTATTGCAGAATGCGATGTGGCGATTGAAGTGAATACATCAGGCAAAACGAAGGCGGTTGGAGGCTGGTATCCTTCTGATGATATTTTAGAGCGGGCGCTATATTACGGCGTAGATGTTACGTTTGGTTCGGATGCGCATGCGCCGGAGCGGGTTGGTGAGGATTTTGAATTAGTCCGCCAAAAGCTCAAGGAAATCGGTTTTACAAAATGGGCGATTTTCCGGCAAAAGAAAAAATTGTTAACTTCGTTATAA
- a CDS encoding IS66 family transposase, with protein MKKRKYVSLKHTPVLHFDETGMRVEGKRQWLYVASTSQATAYLIHPSRGKKAMETMKIRPRFQGTAVHDAWSPYFFWARK; from the coding sequence ATGAAAAAAAGGAAATATGTTAGCTTAAAACACACACCCGTCCTTCATTTTGATGAAACCGGCATGCGTGTAGAAGGAAAACGACAGTGGCTTTATGTCGCCAGTACATCACAGGCTACGGCGTATCTGATTCATCCAAGTCGAGGGAAAAAAGCGATGGAAACGATGAAGATCCGTCCTCGTTTTCAAGGAACGGCGGTCCATGATGCTTGGTCGCCTTACTTCTTTTGGGCAAGGAAGTAA
- a CDS encoding flavin reductase family protein, with product MISIRPEQLSSKENYKLLTGTIIPRPIAFVTTLSTVNNSINAAPFSYFTIISSNPPLLSISVQRANGIMKDTARNAVERREFVVHISTEHMIEEINKTAAPLNPDESELALTQLHTIDSIHISVPGIKEAPIRFECILEKHLTFNGGDSTITTDLLIGRIVCYHIADDLYDQEKGYVFTDKVKPVSRLAGDTYAKLGELFSIQRPT from the coding sequence ATGATAAGTATTCGTCCAGAACAACTATCGTCTAAAGAAAACTATAAACTATTAACCGGGACGATCATCCCACGCCCAATCGCTTTTGTGACCACTCTTTCCACCGTTAATAATAGTATTAATGCGGCTCCATTTAGTTATTTTACTATCATTAGCAGCAATCCTCCGCTTTTATCTATTTCTGTACAAAGAGCGAATGGAATCATGAAGGATACTGCTAGGAATGCTGTCGAGCGAAGAGAGTTTGTTGTACATATAAGTACGGAACATATGATAGAAGAAATCAACAAAACCGCCGCTCCCTTAAATCCAGATGAAAGCGAACTTGCTTTGACACAACTACACACTATTGATAGTATACATATTTCTGTGCCTGGTATTAAGGAGGCCCCTATTCGTTTTGAGTGTATACTCGAGAAGCACCTCACCTTTAATGGGGGGGACAGCACAATCACTACCGATTTACTTATCGGCCGAATCGTTTGTTATCATATCGCTGACGATTTATATGATCAGGAGAAAGGATATGTCTTTACAGATAAAGTAAAACCTGTGAGCCGTCTAGCTGGAGATACTTATGCTAAACTTGGCGAGTTATTTTCGATTCAACGGCCCACGTAA
- a CDS encoding GNAT family N-acetyltransferase, with amino-acid sequence MNSNIRLATLKDAERLLTLTLAAYGPALDMGILFPTAQADLEMVQNNIKKHDCFVWEEEGIIIATITVGVFDEMKDVTDLPYIRWFAVDPAYAGKGIGNQLITWAEEVFVRDTLQAPAVTLATAEKHPWLIPMYERKGYERFYEYDNNVLGKVVFLRKVVNPTLYNKEALR; translated from the coding sequence ATGAACAGCAACATTCGCCTGGCTACACTAAAGGATGCGGAACGCTTGCTTACTCTTACACTTGCAGCGTATGGCCCAGCTCTTGACATGGGCATTTTGTTTCCAACGGCACAAGCTGATCTGGAAATGGTGCAAAACAATATAAAGAAGCATGATTGTTTTGTATGGGAGGAAGAGGGCATAATCATTGCGACCATTACCGTGGGCGTATTCGATGAAATGAAAGATGTGACCGACCTTCCGTACATACGCTGGTTTGCAGTCGATCCGGCTTATGCAGGCAAAGGCATCGGCAATCAGCTAATCACATGGGCTGAAGAGGTATTTGTTCGGGATACCCTACAAGCACCTGCTGTTACCTTAGCGACTGCCGAGAAACACCCGTGGCTCATTCCGATGTATGAGCGCAAAGGGTATGAACGGTTCTATGAATACGACAACAATGTGCTTGGGAAAGTTGTTTTTTTACGCAAGGTAGTGAACCCGACACTATATAACAAGGAGGCATTACGATGA
- the yjeM gene encoding glutamate/gamma-aminobutyrate family transporter YjeM → MSNTNITRKLTLVSLVLMIFTSVYGFNNIPRSFYKMGYAAIPWFIFSAIAFFVPFALMVAEYGSAFKEEKGGIYSWMEKSIGPKFAFIGTFMWYFSYITWMVNVASGMWVPVSNAIFGQDTTQSWTIFNLRGPQVLGVLGIVWILIVTYTSTKGLDKIKKVTSLGGTAILLLNVFLWVGAIAVLVGNHGHLAQPITGLHSFTQTPNPKYAGDLIASLAFIVYALFAYGGLEAVGGLVDVTENPEKTFPKGILLSAAVISVGYSLGILLIGIFTNWASVMGIANVNLGNASYIVMANLGYSLGTAFGASDATAAALGHGAARFVGLSMFLALSGAFFTLMFSPLKQMIEGTPKRLWPGKIGETKNGLPVHAMWIQATIVSVMIALIAFGGSTMAAFFNILVSMTNVAMTIPYVFIALAFPYFKKKVEINKPFIVYKTQLSANVWTWIVVLTVGFANFFSIIQPALEGDMQTTIWSVAGPVIFSIVAWLMYSKYEKKEIC, encoded by the coding sequence GTGTCAAACACAAACATAACCAGAAAGTTGACTTTAGTATCCCTAGTTTTAATGATCTTTACTTCTGTTTATGGATTCAACAACATTCCAAGATCATTTTATAAGATGGGTTATGCTGCTATTCCTTGGTTCATATTTTCAGCCATAGCCTTCTTCGTTCCTTTTGCATTAATGGTCGCTGAATATGGTTCCGCCTTTAAAGAGGAAAAGGGTGGGATCTATTCTTGGATGGAAAAATCCATCGGTCCCAAATTTGCATTTATAGGAACGTTTATGTGGTATTTTTCTTATATCACTTGGATGGTTAATGTCGCATCTGGTATGTGGGTTCCGGTGTCAAATGCGATCTTTGGACAAGATACAACACAAAGCTGGACTATATTTAATCTTCGAGGACCTCAGGTTTTGGGGGTTTTAGGAATTGTATGGATTCTTATCGTCACCTACACATCAACAAAGGGCCTAGATAAGATTAAGAAAGTAACCTCTTTAGGTGGTACTGCGATCTTGTTATTGAATGTATTTCTTTGGGTGGGTGCAATAGCAGTACTTGTAGGCAATCATGGACATTTGGCACAGCCGATTACAGGATTGCATTCATTTACGCAAACACCAAATCCTAAATATGCAGGAGATCTTATTGCTTCGTTAGCGTTTATTGTATATGCTCTTTTTGCTTATGGCGGACTTGAAGCAGTGGGCGGTTTAGTGGATGTAACAGAAAATCCAGAAAAAACGTTTCCAAAGGGAATTCTTTTATCTGCAGCAGTAATCTCTGTTGGGTATTCATTAGGAATACTATTAATTGGGATATTCACAAACTGGGCATCTGTAATGGGGATTGCAAATGTTAATCTAGGAAACGCAAGTTATATAGTTATGGCCAATTTAGGCTACTCACTAGGCACTGCTTTTGGAGCAAGTGATGCTACAGCTGCAGCCCTGGGACATGGGGCTGCAAGATTTGTTGGACTTTCAATGTTCCTAGCATTGTCCGGTGCGTTCTTTACCTTAATGTTTTCACCGCTAAAGCAAATGATTGAAGGAACACCTAAAAGATTGTGGCCCGGAAAAATTGGAGAAACAAAGAATGGTCTGCCTGTTCATGCGATGTGGATTCAAGCTACTATAGTTAGTGTAATGATCGCATTAATCGCTTTCGGTGGAAGCACAATGGCCGCATTCTTCAACATACTCGTTTCGATGACTAACGTGGCTATGACAATACCGTATGTATTTATAGCACTTGCATTCCCGTATTTTAAGAAAAAAGTGGAAATCAATAAGCCGTTTATCGTATATAAAACGCAATTGAGCGCAAATGTTTGGACATGGATCGTTGTTCTAACAGTTGGATTTGCAAATTTCTTTAGTATCATACAGCCAGCTTTAGAAGGGGATATGCAAACAACCATTTGGAGTGTGGCTGGACCCGTTATTTTCTCCATTGTTGCATGGTTAATGTATAGCAAATATGAAAAAAAGGAAATATGTTAG
- a CDS encoding molybdopterin-containing oxidoreductase family protein, with protein sequence MQSYHEQLDGVFPSVCSLDCPDMCSLHVHKEGGRITKVAGDPNHPVTQGAICNKVRHMTARLYDPNRLTQPLKRVGAKGEGSFVSITWEQAIAEITGRWQELIAEHGAESILPYSFYGNMGLLSAEGMDRRFFHALGTSQLDRTICSVAGTVGYTYTMGGAYGINPEDTAQAKLIIMWGCNAVSTNMHQVLFAEKARKNGAKIVVIDVHKNQTGRWADWFIPVLPGTDTALALGVMHVLFAEQLVDEAFLRDYTVGYDELREHVKAYDPATVAAITGVPEDDIVKLARLYGETTPSFIRIGNGPQHHDNGGMFVRTIACLPALTGQWQYTGGGAIKGNSAYNALNARAVERRDLLRKKVRTINMNQLGEALTELDPPIRAMFVYNSNPVVVAPDNNRVKQGLAREDLFTVVHDLFLTDTARYADIVLPATSSYENLDLYTSYWQHAIALQQPVIPPYGESKSNADVFRLLAKALGLTEPALYESDEEIIRQALDYPANPYLADITYEQLLEKTVVSLTITDRPLPPGRLRTPSGKIELRSSRMERDGYPALPTYVPIAEPDTYPLLFIPAPNHNFLNSTFSNNEKHATLEKTPRLYMNEADAAERGIANGDKVRVYNDRGDCVLTAAVGDTVLSGVTVTQGLWAGAAEESRLANALTPDRLADMGGGAVFFSTRVEVERI encoded by the coding sequence GTGCAATCATATCATGAACAGCTTGATGGCGTTTTTCCATCGGTATGCTCACTTGACTGCCCGGATATGTGTAGTTTGCATGTTCATAAAGAAGGCGGTCGCATCACGAAAGTAGCGGGTGACCCTAATCATCCGGTAACACAGGGCGCGATTTGTAACAAAGTGCGCCATATGACGGCACGCTTGTATGATCCGAATCGGCTCACACAGCCGCTCAAGCGTGTGGGAGCGAAAGGGGAAGGTTCATTCGTTTCGATTACATGGGAGCAAGCGATTGCGGAGATCACCGGGCGCTGGCAGGAATTAATCGCTGAACATGGTGCGGAAAGCATTCTGCCGTACAGCTTCTATGGCAATATGGGGCTGCTTAGTGCCGAAGGGATGGACCGACGTTTTTTTCACGCGCTTGGTACAAGTCAACTGGACCGGACGATTTGCAGTGTAGCAGGCACAGTTGGTTATACGTATACGATGGGCGGTGCGTATGGCATCAACCCAGAAGATACGGCACAGGCGAAGCTGATCATTATGTGGGGATGCAATGCGGTTAGTACAAACATGCATCAAGTGCTATTTGCAGAAAAAGCACGCAAGAACGGTGCGAAAATCGTCGTAATTGATGTGCACAAAAACCAGACAGGCCGCTGGGCGGACTGGTTTATTCCCGTATTACCAGGAACGGATACAGCGCTTGCGCTTGGCGTTATGCATGTACTGTTTGCAGAACAGCTTGTCGATGAAGCATTTCTGCGCGATTATACAGTCGGATACGACGAACTGCGGGAGCATGTAAAAGCGTATGATCCGGCGACCGTGGCGGCGATTACAGGTGTTCCGGAAGATGACATTGTGAAGCTTGCCCGCTTATATGGGGAGACAACACCGTCTTTTATTCGAATTGGCAATGGACCGCAGCATCATGATAACGGCGGGATGTTCGTGCGTACAATTGCCTGCTTGCCTGCGCTTACCGGACAATGGCAGTATACAGGTGGCGGTGCGATTAAGGGCAACAGTGCCTACAATGCGTTGAATGCTCGTGCTGTTGAACGCCGGGATTTGCTGCGAAAAAAGGTGCGTACGATTAACATGAACCAACTTGGTGAAGCGCTCACTGAGCTGGATCCACCGATTCGTGCGATGTTTGTATACAACAGCAATCCAGTCGTGGTCGCGCCGGATAACAATCGGGTCAAGCAGGGGCTTGCTCGCGAGGATTTGTTCACGGTTGTGCACGATCTGTTTTTAACGGACACCGCCCGGTACGCTGATATTGTGCTTCCGGCGACATCCTCGTATGAAAATCTTGATTTGTATACGTCATATTGGCAGCATGCGATCGCGCTTCAGCAGCCAGTCATTCCACCGTATGGCGAAAGTAAATCAAACGCAGACGTATTCCGCTTACTTGCTAAAGCACTCGGTCTAACTGAGCCTGCGCTATACGAATCAGATGAAGAGATCATTCGCCAGGCGTTAGATTATCCGGCTAATCCGTATTTGGCAGACATCACATACGAGCAACTGCTGGAGAAAACGGTGGTTTCGCTCACGATAACAGATCGACCGCTTCCACCGGGTCGTCTGCGGACGCCGAGCGGTAAGATTGAACTGCGTTCTAGTCGGATGGAGCGTGATGGCTATCCGGCCTTACCAACGTATGTGCCGATTGCGGAGCCGGATACGTATCCGCTATTGTTCATCCCGGCACCAAATCATAATTTCCTGAATTCTACATTTTCCAATAATGAAAAGCATGCCACACTCGAAAAAACTCCACGCCTGTATATGAATGAGGCAGATGCGGCAGAGCGTGGCATCGCGAATGGTGACAAAGTGCGCGTATATAACGACCGGGGGGATTGTGTACTTACGGCAGCAGTCGGTGATACTGTACTGTCTGGTGTTACGGTTACACAGGGGTTATGGGCAGGAGCAGCGGAGGAATCGCGTTTGGCTAATGCACTTACGCCTGACCGCCTCGCAGATATGGGCGGCGGGGCTGTGTTTTTCTCGACACGGGTAGAGGTGGAACGTATATAA
- a CDS encoding copper resistance D family protein: protein MVILSHLLFYTGCSVLIGGLLMLAVPPSQRPPVHLPKGWLPGAALLLIISSFMPLLELATYAAEEAGTDFGTALLNVLLHFKHGQVWLLLTGSLLFLIIFLLLADIRHTPAAARLALVWSTVPIVLTSWTGHAASLAPVSGWLSHILHFLAVCVWTGVLYTGAWLTQGRTTNWRAFLHWYTPLSISCVLALTAAGLVLMHYTAPNYPFSLDGLYEKTLLLKHILFFPVLGLGFVNGFVIPKRMRLDAEFDVLRWMRVESILVLAVFITTAFLSESPLPM, encoded by the coding sequence ATGGTTATCCTAAGCCATCTGCTCTTTTATACAGGCTGTTCAGTACTTATCGGTGGACTTCTTATGCTCGCGGTTCCGCCGAGTCAGCGTCCACCTGTGCACCTTCCAAAAGGGTGGCTCCCTGGAGCGGCCCTTTTGCTTATCATTAGCTCATTCATGCCGCTTCTGGAACTGGCTACCTACGCTGCTGAGGAAGCTGGGACCGATTTTGGCACAGCGCTGCTAAACGTGCTGTTACATTTCAAACACGGTCAGGTATGGCTGCTGCTAACCGGTTCCTTGTTGTTTCTCATTATTTTCCTGCTGCTCGCAGACATTAGGCATACTCCAGCAGCCGCCAGATTGGCACTCGTATGGTCTACGGTTCCCATTGTATTAACCAGTTGGACAGGGCATGCGGCGTCACTTGCTCCAGTTAGTGGCTGGCTCTCGCATATACTTCATTTTCTAGCCGTATGTGTATGGACAGGTGTGTTATATACAGGCGCCTGGTTGACGCAAGGGCGAACAACGAACTGGCGGGCGTTCCTGCATTGGTACACTCCACTCTCCATCAGTTGTGTGCTTGCGTTAACAGCTGCCGGGCTCGTACTGATGCACTACACCGCACCAAACTATCCATTCTCTCTGGATGGCCTATATGAGAAAACACTGCTGCTTAAGCACATTTTGTTTTTTCCCGTTCTTGGTCTCGGCTTTGTGAATGGGTTCGTCATTCCGAAACGAATGCGTTTGGATGCAGAATTTGATGTGCTGCGATGGATGCGAGTTGAAAGCATACTTGTTCTGGCTGTATTCATTACGACCGCCTTTTTAAGCGAATCCCCGCTACCTATGTAG
- a CDS encoding glutaredoxin family protein, whose protein sequence is MAHNKKIVLWGRKGCHYCDELKEYFEKEGYVYSSVDVEGNDYLRDILELKYGIRHVPVIEIGVDHAFEALTDFEPISRQDYTHIEALLAKGR, encoded by the coding sequence ATGGCACACAACAAAAAAATCGTATTATGGGGGCGGAAAGGCTGCCATTATTGCGACGAGTTGAAAGAATATTTCGAGAAGGAAGGGTACGTATATTCTTCTGTAGACGTAGAAGGAAATGATTATTTGCGAGACATTCTGGAGCTGAAATATGGAATTCGTCACGTTCCGGTCATTGAGATTGGGGTCGACCATGCATTCGAGGCGCTTACTGACTTCGAGCCGATTTCGCGTCAGGATTATACCCATATCGAAGCATTACTGGCAAAAGGGAGGTAG
- a CDS encoding copper resistance CopC family protein — translation MKKWLSFIFVLLLCFPTTTSAHTKLKTATPAPSSTVTTAMRELTLTFGGRIENTSTFRVVDQAGKSITPLTLTREEKSITGTLAHPLSNGSYTVDWNVIGEDGHVMKGTYSFTVKLPEQKAAPAPSATQPKASISPAAQAPQKAEQSAEATSSSPVLWIAGILGLGAAASLIWLFVRRKA, via the coding sequence ATGAAAAAATGGCTTAGCTTTATATTCGTACTGCTGCTTTGCTTCCCAACCACTACATCGGCACATACGAAGCTAAAAACAGCGACTCCAGCACCAAGTTCTACAGTTACAACAGCGATGCGTGAACTGACGCTAACATTCGGAGGACGAATTGAAAATACGAGCACATTCCGTGTAGTAGATCAAGCAGGGAAATCTATTACCCCACTCACACTTACGCGGGAAGAAAAATCAATAACCGGTACACTCGCACACCCACTCTCCAACGGCTCTTATACCGTAGACTGGAACGTGATCGGAGAGGACGGACATGTAATGAAAGGTACGTATTCTTTCACCGTCAAGCTTCCAGAACAGAAGGCTGCTCCCGCACCATCTGCTACCCAACCGAAAGCATCCATTTCTCCGGCAGCTCAGGCTCCGCAAAAAGCGGAACAATCAGCAGAAGCAACTTCCTCTAGCCCCGTACTATGGATTGCCGGTATCCTTGGGCTCGGTGCAGCAGCAAGCTTGATCTGGCTGTTTGTAAGAAGGAAAGCCTAA
- a CDS encoding alpha/beta fold hydrolase, with product MAYVEVNGVSLHYEIRGNGTPLILIHPPVLSSANFRYQLDELAKYFTVIVFDIRGHGKSQPSVQTITYPLIVEDIKGIMNHLHIEKAFICGYSTGGSIALEFLLTAPERSQGGILVGGISEVNNRRLRNLISLAVALAGAGAIPALACSISWSNADTMETFRELLKDAKKADKRNAEQYYRYSLTYNCTDQLRTIPFPLLLVYGEDDTPFHSYGRLIHDNVAHSKFVLIPNVKHQIPTKKHVELNHLIKQFILKQKGQN from the coding sequence ATGGCATATGTAGAAGTGAATGGGGTTTCCCTGCACTATGAAATAAGAGGGAACGGAACTCCACTTATTTTGATTCATCCCCCTGTACTTAGCAGCGCCAATTTCCGCTATCAGCTCGATGAATTAGCAAAATATTTTACCGTGATTGTGTTTGATATACGCGGGCATGGAAAAAGCCAGCCCTCTGTGCAGACAATTACGTATCCGCTTATTGTCGAAGATATTAAGGGAATTATGAATCATCTTCACATCGAAAAGGCATTCATATGCGGCTATTCAACAGGTGGGTCGATCGCTCTTGAGTTTTTGCTAACAGCTCCTGAACGGTCTCAAGGCGGAATTCTTGTTGGCGGGATATCAGAAGTAAACAACCGACGATTACGAAATCTGATTTCCCTCGCTGTTGCCCTTGCCGGTGCCGGAGCAATTCCTGCGCTAGCCTGCTCCATTTCCTGGAGCAACGCTGACACAATGGAAACGTTTCGGGAATTACTTAAAGATGCCAAAAAAGCGGATAAAAGAAATGCGGAACAATATTATCGATACAGCCTAACGTATAACTGTACGGATCAGCTGCGAACCATCCCTTTTCCTCTCCTGCTCGTATACGGAGAAGATGATACACCTTTTCACTCATATGGAAGACTGATTCATGACAATGTCGCTCATAGCAAATTTGTCCTGATCCCGAACGTAAAACACCAGATTCCAACAAAAAAGCATGTGGAATTAAATCATCTCATCAAACAATTTATTTTGAAGCAAAAAGGACAGAACTAG